In the genome of Gadus morhua chromosome 14, gadMor3.0, whole genome shotgun sequence, one region contains:
- the slc12a1 gene encoding solute carrier family 12 member 1 codes for MERKISGGGEFVNQAFDSTGDNETSFSGNGNGVSNGDHRAVRASVVSAFGHDTLDRVPHIDLYRNAGSISGHRAVRPSLQELHDVFQKGGDISVPDTLADDEESSEGFPSDDLESAVPVEKKKGGPIKFGWIKGVLVRCMLNIWGVMLFIRLSWVFGQAGWGLGIVVILLSCVVTTITGLSMSAICTNGIVRGGGAYYLISRSLGPEFGGSIGLIFAFANAVAVSMYVVGFAETVVQLLVDYDSIMVDPLNDIRIIGCITVVLLLGISLAGMAWEAKAQIVLLVILLAAIVNVFVGTFIPATETKKTQGFFNYQANIFMENFTPDFRGAESFFSVFAIFFPAATGILAGANISGDLKDPQAAIPKGTLWAILITGITYLAVALSVSACVVRDATGNMTSFINNTFMPAEDCNGPSVAACELGYNFSSCVTNPDSCKFGSMHNFQVMTMVSGFGPLIIAGTFSATLSSALASLVSAPKVFQALCKDNIYTALHFFAKGSGKNNEPIRGYVLTFLISVAFILIGDLNVIAPIISNFFLASYALINFSCFHASYAKSPGWRPAYKFYNMWLSLVGAVLCCVVMFVINWWAALLTYGIEILLYIYVTVKKPNVNWGSSTQAVTFVSAVSNALSLSGIEEHVKNFRPQIIVLTGSVRTRPALLDLAHSLSKTYGLCLTSEVFVGPRWKVLQEMNAGMEKNQLWLHKNKRKAFYTAVASDDFRQGADALLQSSGLGRLKPNILMMGFKRDWRSADTQAIKNYVGVLHDAFDFEYGTLVLRVPQGLDMSQFVEEEEEMMKAAKEQEAQEKEVMSNGAKGKGRFRKSKNSSQQVLTTRVSVCSPPPPQEAKINDMLLEASTQFQKKQSKGTIDVWWLFDDGGLTLLLPYILTTRKKWKDCKLRIFVAGQPGRTEQDKEDMKTLLIKFRINCSDINVIDDLHIGPKSDNWKAFEDMIEPFRLHEGGKDKARSEALREESPWMITDEELSSFEEKTNLQVRLNELLREKSSSANLIIVSMPIARKESVSDHLYMAWLDTLTKNLPPTLLIRGNHKSVLTFYS; via the exons ATGGAGAGGAAAATCAGTGGCGGTGGGGAGTTCGTCAACCAAGCTTTTGACAGCACAGGTGACAATGAGACATCGTTTTCCGGAAATGGCAACGGCGTCTCCAACGGGGACCACCGGGCGGTGCGGGCCTCCGTGGTGAGCGCCTTCGGTCACGACACCTTGGACCGCGTTCCCCACATTGATCTCTATCGCAACGCCGGAAGCATCAGCGGACACCGGGCTGTGAGACCTTCTCTGCAGGAGCTCCACGATGTCTTCCAGAag GGTGGCGATATCTCAGTGCCGGACACGTTGGCGGACGACGAGGAGAGCAGCGAAGGGTTCCCGTCAGACGACCTGGAGTCGGCTGTCCCtgttgaaaagaaaaaaggaggCCCAATAAAATTTGGTTGGATAAAGGGGGTCTTG GTGCGATGCATGCTGAACATCTGGGGTGTCATGCTGTTCATCCGTCTGTCCTGGGTGTTTGGTCAGGCTGGCTGGG GCCTTGGGATTGTTGTTATTCTCTTGAGCTGTGTGGTAACCACCATCACTGGCCTTTCCATGTCTGCTATTTGTACAAACGGAATTGTCAGAGGAG GAGGAGCCTACTACTTGATATCTCGCAGCTTAGGACCAGAATTTGGAGGCTCCATCGGTTTGATCTTTGCGTTTGCCAACGCGGTGGCcgtatctatgtatgtggttGGATTTGCAGAGACTGTGGTTCAGCTTCTCGTA GACTATGATTCCATCATGGTGGATCCGTTGAATGACATCAGGATCATTGGCTGTATCACAGTGGTGTTGCTCCTGGGCATATCATTAGCCGGTATGGCATGGGAAGCCAAG GCCCAGATTGTTCTGCTCGTTATCTTGTTGGCGGCCATTGTCAACGTGTTTGTGGGAACCTTCATCCCGGCCACAGAAACTAAGAAAACACAAGGCTTCTTCAACTATCAAG CAAACATATTCATGGAAAACTTTACACCAGATTTCCGAGGAGCAGAGTCCTTTTTCTCAGTTTTTGCCATCTTCTTCCCTGCTGCCACTGGCATTCTTGCCGGAGCCAACATCTCTGGAGACTTGAAG GATCCTCAAGCAGCCATTCCTAAGGGCACCTTGTGGGCCATTTTAATCACGGGTATCACTTACCTCGCAGTAGCCCTCAGTGTCT CTGCCTGTGTTGTCCGTGATGCCACTGGAAACATGACTTCCTTTATCAACAACACGTTCATGCCAGCAGAGGATTGCAATGGTCCTTCAGTGGCTGCCTGTGAACTGGGGTACAACTTCTCCTCCTGTGTTACAAACCCAGATTCCTGCAAGTTTGGCTCGATGCATAACTTCCAG GTGATGACCATGGTCTCAGGGTTTGGTCCCCTCATCATCGCCGGAACATTCTCAGCCACCCTATCCTCTGCCCTTGCTTCACTAGTCAGTGCTCCCAAAGTCTTCCAG GCACTGTGCAAGGACAACATCTACACAGCACTGCATTTCTTTGCTAAGGGAAGCGGCAAGAACAACGAGCCCATCCGCGGCTATGTCCTCACCTTCTTAATCTCTGTTGCCTTCATTCTCATAG GCGACCTGAACGTTATCGCTCCCATCATTTCCAACTTCTTCTTGGCCTCCTACGCTCTCATCAACTTCTCCTGCTTCCACGCCTCCTACGCCAAGTCTCCAG GCTGGCGCCCGGCATACAAATTCTACAACATGTGGCTGTCGCTGGTGGGTGCGGTGTTATGCTGTGTTGTCATGTTTGTCATCAACTGGTGGGCCGCGCTCCTCACCTACGGCATCGAGATCCTTCTGTACATCTACGTCACCGTCAAAAAGCCCA ACGTGAACTGGGGTTCGTCCACCCAGGCGGTGACCTTTGTCAGCGCGGTCAGCaatgccctgtctctgtctggcATCGAGGAACATGTGAAGAACTTCAG GCCTCAGATCATTGTCCTCACTGGCTCGGTACGCACTAGACCGGCTCTCCTGGACCTGGCTCACTCCTTATCCAAGACCTATGGACTCTGTCTTACCTCTGAAGTCTTTGTG GGCCCAAGGTGGAAGGTGCTTCAGGAGATGAACGCTGGCATGGAGAAGAACCAACTATGGCTTCATAAAAACAAACGCAAAGCATTCTACACTGCAGTGGCCAGCGATGACTTCAGGCAAGGGGCAGACGCCCTACTGCAG AGCTCTGGTCTGGGCCGCTTGAAGCCTAACATCCTCATGATGGGCTTCAAAAGAGACTGGAGGAGCGCCGACACTCAGGCCATCAAGAACTATGTGGGAGTTCTCCA CGATGCATTTGACTTTGAGTACGGCACTCTGGTGCTCAGAGTGCCCCAGGGTCTGGACATGTCTCAGTTCGTAGAGGAAGAAG AGGAAATGATGAAAGCTGCGAAGGAGCAAGAGGCTCAGGAGAAGGAGGTCATGTCCAATGGAGCGAAAGGAAAGGGAAGGTTCAGGAAATCCAAGAACTCATCTCAACAAGTGCTCACCACCAGAG TATCAGTGTGcagccctccaccaccacaggAGGCCAAGATTAATGACATGCTATTGGAGGCAAGCACTCAGTTCCAGAAGAAACAGTCCAAAGGCACCATTGACGTGTGGTGGTTGTTTGATGATGGCG GTCTGACCCTGCTGCTGCCGTACATTCTCACCACCAGGAAGAAGTGGAAGGACTGTAAATTGAGGATCTTTGTTGCCGGGCAACCTGGACGCACTGAGCAGGATAAAGAGGA CATGAAGACCCTGTTGAtcaaattccgaattaactgcAGTGACATCAATGTCATCGACGACCTTCACATCGGCCCCAAATCAGATAA CTGGAAGGCATTTGAAGACATGATTGAACCGTTCCGTCTGCACGAGGGTGGCAAAGACAAGGCCCGCAGTGAAGCATTGCGAGAAGAATCGCCCTGGATGATCACAGACGAAGAGCTCAGCAGCTTCGAAGAAAAG ACTAACCTGCAGGTGCGCCTGAATGAGCTTCTCAGGGAGAAGTCAAGTTCGGCTAACCTCATCATAGT GAGCATGCCTATTGCCCGCAAGGAGTCTGTCTCTGATCACCTCTACATGGCCTGGCTGGACACTCTGACTAAGAACCTCCCTCCAACACTACTCATCCGAGGAAACCACAAGAGTGTCCTCACCTTCTACTCctga
- the dut gene encoding deoxyuridine 5'-triphosphate nucleotidohydrolase, mitochondrial isoform X1 → MIQTVRRGLVQQLLGCSLWQTAPHSVQRKCNMSTQDKDEHDVTNASDVSPLKRTRTETHSEDDPLVLKFAKLSELATTPTRGSPRAAGYDLYSAYEYTIEPMDKALVRTDLQIAVPHGYYGRVAPRSGLAVKNFIDVGAGVVDEDYRGNVGVVLFNFAKTPFVVRKGDRIAQLICEKICYPELVMLETLDETQRGAGGFGSTGAN, encoded by the exons ATGATTCAAACTGTTCGCCGAGGATTGGTCCAGCAACTACTGGGTTGTTCGTTGTGGCAAACTGCCCCACATTCTGTGCAAAGGAAATGTAATATGTCGACCCAAGACAAAGATGAGCACG ATGTAACGAATGCTTCAGATGTCTCTCCATTGAAGAGGACAAGGACTGAAACGCACTCAGAAGATGACCCTCTCGTCCTTAAATTCGCTAAACTCTCTGAGCTGGCAACGACTCCAACGAGGGGTTCTCCCAGAGCTGCAGGCTACGACCTTTACAG TGCTTACGAGTACACCATTGAACCTATGGACAAGGCCCTGGTGCGTACGGATTTACAGATTGCGGTTCCTCACGGCTACTATGGTAGAGTAG CACCCAGATCTGGACTGGCAGTAAAGAACTTCATTGATGTTGGTG CCGGAGTTGTCGATGAGGATTATAGAGGCAATGTTGGAGTTGTGCTCTTCAACTTCGCCAAGACTCCCTTTGTGG TGAGGAAGGGTGACCGGATAGCTCAGCTGATCTGTGAGAAGATCTGCTACCCAGAGCTAGTGATGCTGGAG ACCCTTGACGAGACACAACGCGGAGCTGGGGGCTTTGGGTCAACTGGAGCCAACTGA
- the dut gene encoding deoxyuridine 5'-triphosphate nucleotidohydrolase, mitochondrial isoform X2 — protein sequence MSENLSDVTNASDVSPLKRTRTETHSEDDPLVLKFAKLSELATTPTRGSPRAAGYDLYSAYEYTIEPMDKALVRTDLQIAVPHGYYGRVAPRSGLAVKNFIDVGAGVVDEDYRGNVGVVLFNFAKTPFVVRKGDRIAQLICEKICYPELVMLETLDETQRGAGGFGSTGAN from the exons ATGAGCGAGAATTTATCAg ATGTAACGAATGCTTCAGATGTCTCTCCATTGAAGAGGACAAGGACTGAAACGCACTCAGAAGATGACCCTCTCGTCCTTAAATTCGCTAAACTCTCTGAGCTGGCAACGACTCCAACGAGGGGTTCTCCCAGAGCTGCAGGCTACGACCTTTACAG TGCTTACGAGTACACCATTGAACCTATGGACAAGGCCCTGGTGCGTACGGATTTACAGATTGCGGTTCCTCACGGCTACTATGGTAGAGTAG CACCCAGATCTGGACTGGCAGTAAAGAACTTCATTGATGTTGGTG CCGGAGTTGTCGATGAGGATTATAGAGGCAATGTTGGAGTTGTGCTCTTCAACTTCGCCAAGACTCCCTTTGTGG TGAGGAAGGGTGACCGGATAGCTCAGCTGATCTGTGAGAAGATCTGCTACCCAGAGCTAGTGATGCTGGAG ACCCTTGACGAGACACAACGCGGAGCTGGGGGCTTTGGGTCAACTGGAGCCAACTGA